CCCGAGTCCCTAGAAATCAGGGAGACAAGCTGCCAGAGTCTGCATCCAATGTCCCCTTGCTCTCTCTACCCTGATGACAGGGGAATGTCCAGGCAGGACACCTGGGTCCACTCCCACTTCAGCCCCACGCAGGGACGTCGGTCAGGTCACCTGGTCTGCCTATGTCCACGTGGGCTCATTCTCAGCCCTTAACCTCAAGTCACTGATGAGCGCAGACCTCTGTGTCCTGTATTTTCTCTCCAATTCCAGAGATTCAACCCAGGGCTTTTGTACATGCTGGGCAAAAGCCACATCACTAAGTCATACCCACAGCCCTTCCCAAATCTGTCTTCTATTTAGAAGTGgtcatttggggaaaaaaaaagaaaagagaaaaaaagtcatGTGGAAATGATAGagttaatgaataaataactcATAAAAAACTcagactcttttttaaaatttttttattccaCACAGAGGGCACAGCGAAGGCTAGGGCAAAAGTCATGGGTTCGCGACCCAGCTCTGACCTCCCGGTTTGGGGTGTTTGAGGTAGCAGTTGAGCCTAAAGCCTTGCCCTGTCCTCATAGTCTTAGACTCATGAGGACCTGGAACACAGGTTCCTTCTGTGCTGTTCCAGCCTGCCTCCTGGTATTCAGAAGTTATCTGAGACAAATAAGGGCTACTACTGATCCATTAAGATGGCCCAGAGCTCTAGAACCTCTGCTGGCCAGACATGCTGAGGGGAAAAATTCAAGAGCCCCTGCATCTGGTCAGGATGGGCAGCTGCTTCAAACCTGTTCTCAGTGAGGACATGCGTCACCTGTGACCACCAGCCAGCATGATCAGAGTGGGATCCGACCGCTCGCCAGCCCCACCTCCCGAGAGGTTTCCAAGACCTTCCAAGTGAGGGCCAAGGCCCCGCCCCGCCCACGGAAGCACAGCCTGAGCGCACACAGATGGAACAGGTAAGTTTTATTTGGACTTTCAACTTGTTCAGAGAGCACTTGGTCCTCTCTCCCCTCTACAGGCCCCCTTCCCCATGTCCCCTCCCTGGGGAACACTCAGGGTACAATGACATGTCTCTGGAGTCCGTGGCCCCTTCCCTGCTGACATACCCCTCACCCCcttcacagaggaaggaggggtgtggggagagggccTGGAAGATTTGGATCAGAATGGCACATTCGATGGACAGTGGCATTCACTGCCATCGGCTGGCCGAGGCCCCAGGGAGGCTCAAAGTGAGGGGTGGATTCATAGTGGGCAGCAGACTCCCTCGGGAGGCTCCCACCTCAGCCTGGGGCCCCAGCCTCCCACTCCCCTGTCTTTCTGAGGGGAGGACTCTGAGGTAGATTTCACAGAGGGAATATAGGGTGGGCGGGTAGGTATGGGAAGGGTTAGCTCTTTTGAAGTTGATCCTCACAGCACCCAGGGCCCAATCTCAGGTTCTGGCCTGGGCGGGAGGGGCTGATGACACCTACCCAGCAAACACAGGCTGAGTCACACTTGGGCTCTGGGGAACCTGTGGTGTCAGgagctgcgggggggggggggggggaagcatctGCCTTGGTGATCTGCACCTTAGTGCCAGGGGCTCCTGAAGAGCCCAGGCCTGTGAGGCTGGACTGAGGGTAATGGCCCAGGAGTCCCAGCCTCAAGGCAGCCCCTTTGGGCTGGATCATCCAAGGCCTGCAGGGTCCTCCCACCCCTCTGCCACCTTTCTGGTTTCCCAGGGTGGGCAGAGGGGGAGAACAGAGCTGGCCTGCAGTGACTAACAAGAAACAAGATGCCCCCTtccccaggaccacaagcccCAAGCTGGTCGGTCATGAGACAGAAGGGCTGGCATCGGTGTGCAGGGCAGGCTCTGAGACCCTATCGAGAGGTCTTTCCTGGAAGAACACAGTCCAGGAAAGACAAACATTTGGGAAGGGGCTCCCAGAGCTCTTGatacctcctcctctccctcccctgagCACTAGACTTCCTCTTGGAGACAACCCTGTTGaagaacagaaaggcagagagaggcggaGGATACATCCTTCTCATCCCAGACCAGATCCCCACTCCCCGGTGGAAaccaggaagacagggagagCCTTGGTCGACCTCCAGGAAAGAGCCAGAGCTGAGTGGTGCCTGGACCAGGGAAGATGGCACACACATTGACTCGGTAGCTAGTGGAGGTATCTGGGGACCGCAAGGGGCGGGGCCCCCCACGAGATTCATGCAGCATTCAAAGTGAGTGTTTGGggggtgatgagagagagagagaacagagaaacaggCAACTGTGGGAGAGGTGCCCTAGATCTTGCTGTTCTCCAGGTGGGAGTCAATGTGTTTGATGAGGGCATCATCTGGGTACCCAACAGGGAAACCCAGCTGGCAGAGGGGGCAGCTGCGGATGTCAGAGCCCACCGTCTCCATCAGTAGCtgtgggaagaaaatgaaggcacTTAGAGCCTGTCTCACATCCCACCTGCCCTTTCCTGGGACTCCTATCAGGGAGGGCTGTGGCAGGCATGGAGGAGTCTGGCTATCCTGTCTCCAGAGCCATCCTCAGCGTCCACTGCAGCTCAGCAGTTACTGCCCTGCCCACAGGGCTGGGAAAGCATCTAAGAATCACTGCTTGGCTCCCTAAGGCACATCAGAAATGAGGGGAAACAAGACCTGGGCATGCTTCCGGAGTGACTGAGACACAGTCAACTTAAGCCATGTACAACCCTGACTTCAGTCCTTCCAAGTAAGGGGTAGCTGAGATATTCAGGAAACTCACTCACTTAGTGAGAGCCTAAGCATGTGCTTGAGCCACACATGCTGAGGACTACTTTCGGGCCATTGGTTTTCCTAAAAACCTAAGATATCGTCTTCTTTTTACAGAGGAGACAATGGAGAGAACTTGAAGGGGGGGTCCTTCAGACACTATGCAGTGGAGTCGGGATCAAAGCCAGTACTGTCACTTTGAGGACCACACTTTTAATAgtgcaggtgggggtggggacttaTTCCTACCAAccggaaaaggagggagggaaaggctaAACTAGGATGTGTTTGCAGGGTCATCCCTGCCTACTTTGTGTGAAGATAAGCAATAAGGTGCGACCCCACAGAGGGCAGGCTCTCTGCTCTGCATCTCAAGTTACCCAGGCTGAGGGAAGCAGTACACTACTCACATTGATGGATGGCCAGGACTGTGCGTGCTCAGCGTGGGCATAGGCGGTGGCCGCAGGCGACTCTGGGATGGGGAAGCCCGCACAGAACGAGGCGCAGCGGATGGTGCCCGCTTCGGGACTGGGCGGGCTGGCCGGCATGGCCCACTCCTCTTCCTCAGACGGCTGCTTCTCAAAGCGCAGGCGGATGCCCTCGAAGGCTCGACGTGGGCTGAGCGGCCTGCCGTAGAGCTCGCCGCCGTAGGCGCGGGGCTTGGGGAGCGTGGCAGCCTCGGCCTGCAGCCAGGCGGGGGAGGCACCAGCGTAGGCCGCCCCCTCCGCCAGCTCCGAGTAGCTGCGGCGGCCCTGGAAGCCGGCCTTGGCGTGATGGCTGGGCGGCTTGGCATAGGCACGCTCGGCCAGCGTCCTCTCCCCCGGTGGTGGCGGTGGCCGGGGCTGCGGGGCCGGGCAGCTGGGTGGCACAGGCGAGCGGCGCTGCGGACTGGGCGACTGGCACGACGGCGGCACCGGCGAGCGGCGCTGTGGGACTGGGGACGGGCAGGACGGCGAGGCGGGCGAGCGGCGCTGCTGGGGCGAAGGGCACGGGGGCACGGGCGAGCGGCGCTGTGCAGCGGGGGACTGGCACGGGGCACAGGGCGGCGGTCGGGCAGGCGGGGAAGGCGAGGGGCACGCAGGGGCCGGGGAGTGACGTTGCGACAGCGGTGAGTGCCTTTGGCCTGGGAAAGACGAAACAGGACAGACTTCGTGGAGAGGCAAGCCGGGGCTTACAAGGGCAATGCCCAGCCAAGGAGTGGAAGATGACTCCTGGGTTCAGCACCCCTGATCCCACACCAGGGACCTGTCCGGCTCAAGCAGTCTCACCTGCGTTGCGGGCCTGTTCCTGCAGCAAAGTCCTCAAGATCCTCCCCTGCAGGGAACTCAGCTCCCTAAGCCGACCCAGCTCCTCTGTCAGTTCTGTGTAGGCCAGCGCCAAGTTCACcctgaggtcagagggcaagagGTGAGGAAGAAAAGGGATGTGGTTCTTAGACCCTGGCTGTAGAAAAGAACCTGTTCTGCCATACAGTGTTCGCACCTAGCCCAGCTGCAGGAATCCTCTGTGCTTTaaaatcctttaatcccagcacttgggaggcagaggcaggtggatttctgagttccaggccagcctggtctacaaagtgagttgcaggacagccagggctatacagagaaacccagtctcgcaaaaaaataaaaaaaaaaataaaacaaaacaaacaaaaagatccaCCTCTACAGCCACCTCTTCTAGGGAGCCTTGCCTAGGGCAGGGATGTGGAATAGAGAAGTTCTAAGGGGCCCTGATCTGAATTCCATTTGGGGACTGACCATAGCTCATACaggtatgtgtgaatgtttttctAATTGTTGCACAAATTGTGATTCCTAAGAAAGCCATACTGAATTCACACAACACACCTACTAGCACAGGTCCCTGGTGACAGCTCCCTGctgctcaggaggcagatgcaggagtaGAAGGACTGACAGCCTGGGGTACAGATCAGGGTCAGGGTTAGGGCGCTTAGACTGCTCTGGGACTGGCACCCTCAGTAGTCTAGGGACATGGTGTAAAACTACTTTGAATCAAATTACAGTAAGGACTCTGGGAGTTAAGCCTACTTCTTAGGGAAAACAAGGCCTCACTACCCGTCATCTTGGGAACCCAGGCTCAGGCTCCATGGCCACCAGCCCACCCTATCTCAGGGCCCATGTTTGTAAGATGCATCTTCTGTTCCATCACCTTCATCTCACAAGTCTGTGAAGGAGTGATGTCTTCCTACCAGGCCGGGAAGTCCAGGTGTGTCCCACACCAAATTGGGGACTCCTCCAGGGAAGTTTCAGTTTTTAGACTGAAAGCAATCTGAGGGTGGGAGCTGTGTGTTCCTGGTCAGACTGGGGGCTTCTGGGGGGCAGGATCATGCTATGTACACAGCAGGGGGAGCTGGGAGGCTCGGGACAGTACAGTTGTGGAGTGTCGGGTCTGCCCACAGAGCACAGTTCTATCCTCATCCACTTTCCCTGCTGCATCTCAGGTGACAGATACAGGTCGTCTCCTTCACACCCTGCCTGGGAGATCTCACCTGTCACATTCAGTTCCCCAGGCCTCTTGCTCCCCTGCTGGCTCCCTTGTCAGGAGCCACCCCAGTTTCCACAACCCAGTGCCTGGCATTCTCCTTGGGGTGGAAAACAATTGGAGCTACAAGAAACTGAAGAAGCCCCTGGCTCAGAGAGCCCAGACCCGCTCCAAGATGACACTGGTCCCTGAGCAAGCTGACACATCCTCTGTAAGagccccagcccagcctcacAAAGACTTCTGAGACCCTGGGCAGACTGAGGTGCTCGGGCCTCCTCCTGACACCCCACAGGCCTGTGGGACATGCCCTTTCTTTGGCCTCTTTCTCCTCACACACCAATGGTTGCATAGGCTACGTACCAGAGTGACTCACTGAAAACACTGCcaattcagtggaaaaaaaaaaaaaaaaactcgacAATACAACACAGGCCTCGCACGTGCGTCTGAATAccaccctgcttcctgacttcctgGTCACACCTGAGAGGCTTTTCACCATCatggcttggggggtgggggtggggaacaggtcACGTGAGCAGCAGCACACAATGCACTGGGTGATGAACACTGATCAGGAGCCAGGCTCCATGCTGGGAACTTCACTTGTCTTCACAACTACTCTAAGCCAATCTACCGCACAGGTAAGAAAAGAGGTACACAGAGGTAAAGTCACGTGGCTTAAAGCTCGGAAAGGAACACCAGTCTCCCAGATTCCTAAGTATCCAGGCTATAGACATTACTCATATGGCTCCCAAACATCATGGAAGTGggagaaatgaagggagaaagcagaagggaagaggaggaagaagaggcccAGGTGTCGAGAAGCACTGTACCCTGGGAAGAGTGAAGAAGGCTGACAGGCATACAAAACTGGGGCAGgttctggtgcccacagagcagCGACTTGCTCTCGGCACCGCAGCCCACTGGGCTGGTATCTTTAGAGAAGCCGGACAACCAGCAGCAGATCTGTCGGGAGAGGGGCTCCCtctcttttttaacatttcaccTCCTGGGGGCATTTGTTTTCCCTGTCACTAACAAAGCACCTTCGAGCCAGAAGATCTAAGACCTGAGAGCCTCTCCCAAACCTCTCTGCCTCAGAGCAGCTTCTGAGCCACACAGCCTCCCCCAGCCGccctgtgtctgtccctgtgaTTCAGTAGGGCCAGAACGCAGCAGAGTCGTGAGACGGGCCCGGGTTAAAGACTGGATGAAAGCCGGGGTGAGGGTCCAGCTACATACCGGGCTGGTAGTTCTTCTGTGGTCATGGCTATGGGGTACAGCTGAGGGTCAGGATAAGACATAGGGGTAAAGTCAGGCACAGAGCAGTGTAAGGGCGGGGGACAGAATCAGGTGTGTGAGGAGAGAGATGCCAGAGAAAGGTCTGCACTGTGGTCAGAAGCATCCCTGGATGCAGGCCTATGAGAAAAGCAGGAACAGCATTCCTGGCCCTCCTAACCTGTCCATCTTTACCCCTGGCTGCCCCTCATTGCCCCAGCCACCCCACCCAGCAGGGGAATTTAGGGGCCAAACTTTCCACCCACCCACAGGCACACCCAGCGTCAGTCTTCCCGCCTGCCAGACCCTCAGGGAGGGGACCACAGGCACCAGGCCGTGGAGCGGACTTGAGGTTGTGGGCTGGCGGAGGAGGAAGTCGCTTTGCAACAAGCCAGTGCTCCACCACTTCCTTTCCAGAGCCTTGAGCCCTCATGCTCCTCGACCAGCTACGCCTTGTGGTCCCCAGACCTGAGCTCTTCAGGGcagcctctccctcccaggcAGAGCCAGGTAGCTGGGTGCCCAGAAGGTTCCCTGATAGCGTGGGACTGAGCAGCTCAGAGTGTGGCAGGAGCCAGGCTCCCTAGTTTGCCCAGGCCTGTCCCTGCTCACACTAGTTGCATAATTAACAATGTCCCCTTTCACTTTCAAAAGTGATGCAATTTGGTCAACAAATCACATGGTCACCCCCTTATAAAAGCCCTCCTACCTGCAGAGCCACCTGAGCAGACAGTGAGCCTGGTCACTCTAAGCTGGGACCTGCCTGGACTGCCCAGCCctggggcctcagtttcttcatgccTCATGTTTATGAGAGTAAGATGACGCTTTGTAGGAATGGCACCTCACCTTGGGTCCAGTCTAGACAGACAGGTGTGGGTGAGAAAGGCCACGTTAAGGCTTTGTCCTTTAAGGTACTGGATTAAGATTTAGTATGCTGGATGAAGTAGCTCATGTCTATAACCcgagcacttgggaagaagaagcaggaggaccaccattagttacaggccagccaaggctacatggtgacatgctgtctcaaaaaaaaaaaaaaaaaaaaaaaaaaaagagtgagttccaagcccaCCAGGGCACCAAAAAAAAGCctcactcacaaaaaaaaaaaaaaaaaaaaaaaaaaaaaaagagtgagttccaggacagccagggctacacagagaagccctgtctcgaaaaaccaaaataaaaaaaaaaaagcgccgGCTatagtggtacacgcctttaatcccagcagacacaggcgcatctctgtgagttccagtacTGCCAGAGGTACATagtatgaccctgtctcaaataaataaatgaataaaataagataaatcaaGACATCAGTTGGTAGCACACGCTGTGATGCTCGGGCGTGGGAGGTAGACCCAGGGGAACAAGGATTAGCGGCACCCTCAGCTCTGTAGCAAGTTCAAAACTACgtgaac
This sequence is a window from Mus pahari chromosome 14, PAHARI_EIJ_v1.1, whole genome shotgun sequence. Protein-coding genes within it:
- the Tbkbp1 gene encoding TANK-binding kinase 1-binding protein 1 isoform X2; this encodes MESMFEDDISILTQEALGPSEVWLDGPGDPSLEGDMCSASHFALITAYGDIKERLGGLERENATLRRRLKVYEIKYPLITDFGEDPGFPLYELKDGSLLEVEKVSLQQRLNQFQHELQKSKEQEEQLGEMIQAYEKLCVEKSDLETELGEMRALVETHLRQICGLEKQLQQKQGLRDAAFSSLSPPAVPVTACSDLDLHYLALRGGPALGHGWPGPTSVSVSELERRRLEEALEAAQGEARGAQLREEQLQAECERLQGELKQLQETRAQDLASNQSECDMAWVKRVGDDQVNLALAYTELTEELGRLRELSSLQGRILRTLLQEQARNAGQRHSPLSQRHSPAPACPSPSPPARPPPCAPCQSPAAQRRSPVPPCPSPQQRRSPASPSCPSPVPQRRSPVPPSCQSPSPQRRSPVPPSCPAPQPRPPPPPGERTLAERAYAKPPSHHAKAGFQGRRSYSELAEGAAYAGASPAWLQAEAATLPKPRAYGGELYGRPLSPRRAFEGIRLRFEKQPSEEEEWAMPASPPSPEAGTIRCASFCAGFPIPESPAATAYAHAEHAQSWPSINLLMETVGSDIRSCPLCQLGFPVGYPDDALIKHIDSHLENSKI
- the Tbkbp1 gene encoding TANK-binding kinase 1-binding protein 1 isoform X1 — translated: MESMFEDDISILTQEALGPSEVWLDGPGDPSLEGDMCSASHFALITAYGDIKERLGGLERENATLRRRLKVYEIKYPLITDFGEDPGFPLYELKDGSLLEVEKVSLQQRLNQFQHELQKSKEQEEQLGEMIQAYEKLCVEKSDLETELGEMRALVETHLRQICGLEKQLQQKQGLRDAAFSSLSPPAVPVTACSDLDLHYLALRGGPALGHAGWPGPTSVSVSELERRRLEEALEAAQGEARGAQLREEQLQAECERLQGELKQLQETRAQDLASNQSECDMAWVKRVGDDQVNLALAYTELTEELGRLRELSSLQGRILRTLLQEQARNAGQRHSPLSQRHSPAPACPSPSPPARPPPCAPCQSPAAQRRSPVPPCPSPQQRRSPASPSCPSPVPQRRSPVPPSCQSPSPQRRSPVPPSCPAPQPRPPPPPGERTLAERAYAKPPSHHAKAGFQGRRSYSELAEGAAYAGASPAWLQAEAATLPKPRAYGGELYGRPLSPRRAFEGIRLRFEKQPSEEEEWAMPASPPSPEAGTIRCASFCAGFPIPESPAATAYAHAEHAQSWPSINLLMETVGSDIRSCPLCQLGFPVGYPDDALIKHIDSHLENSKI